Proteins co-encoded in one Sulfurospirillum arsenophilum NBRC 109478 genomic window:
- a CDS encoding FeoA family protein — protein sequence MTLSEMNAGENAIVTLIEADGELKQRLFSFGLRKGSQLKIKATSIAKSTMEIEVGSTLLALRFEEAKHIGVQRA from the coding sequence ATGACATTATCTGAAATGAATGCTGGAGAGAACGCCATTGTGACGCTCATTGAAGCCGATGGCGAATTAAAACAGAGACTTTTTTCTTTTGGACTTCGCAAGGGAAGTCAACTCAAAATCAAAGCTACAAGTATCGCAAAAAGTACGATGGAGATCGAAGTGGGAAGTACACTTCTTGCACTTCGTTTTGAAGAAGCCAAACACATTGGAGTGCAAAGAGCATGA
- the feoB gene encoding ferrous iron transport protein B — MNELIIALVGQPNVGKSMLINSIADARLKVGNFSGVTVEKAEVRFMTQDRAIKIVDLPGTYSLNDYTQDERVTKDFLENEHYDLIINVVDATNLERNLYLTTQLLELDKKMIVALNMMDEAQKEGISIDHELLSSILGVPCVKVSAATKKGIGKLLNRTVDISNFPHEKSKLIYSDVVEEEVEKLSFFLKQKRYKTELVYRDLVLKLLQENPKIYHKMHDEPIWLEFSPLLKEALEHLYLHHETKDVGEIFAEERASFAKGAVTEALTCKKSVSRNMTEKIDALLIHKFFGIPIFIFLMWALFQLTFELGSIPMDWIDTFFVSLGNYAKTIFGNGELGSMIADGAISGVGAVVMFLPNIVILFFGIALLETTGYMARVAFLLDGFFHRFGLHGKSFIPLVTGFGCSVPAYMSARTLKNDKDRLITLFIIGFMSCGAKLPVYVLFAGAFFGQEHAGNVLFLIYIAGAFIGLIAAKFLKKFVFRGVDEPFVMEMPKYRLPSVRLIWHTVATKAIMYLKKAGTFILGASLLIWFASNYPKYPSIEESFAQKIELAQNTEEKVTLENEKAQLLLEKSFLGMIGKSTDVLFTPIGFDWKMTIALESGLAAKEVVVSTLGVLYALGSGVDEGNESLIGALQQQISFASSVSFIIFVMFYLPCMAASIVFTKESGSYKYLVYLFVFTTAIAWGLAFVGYRVALLLG, encoded by the coding sequence ATGAACGAACTTATCATCGCACTTGTGGGACAACCCAATGTTGGCAAAAGTATGCTCATCAACTCCATTGCTGATGCACGTCTTAAAGTTGGCAATTTTTCAGGGGTGACGGTTGAAAAAGCAGAAGTGCGTTTTATGACGCAAGATCGCGCTATCAAAATCGTTGATCTACCCGGGACGTACTCACTCAATGACTATACGCAAGATGAGCGTGTTACGAAAGATTTTTTGGAAAATGAGCATTACGATCTTATCATTAACGTCGTTGATGCGACCAATTTGGAGCGCAACTTATACCTCACGACGCAACTTTTAGAACTTGATAAAAAGATGATCGTAGCATTAAACATGATGGATGAAGCTCAAAAAGAGGGCATCAGCATTGACCATGAGCTTCTAAGCTCCATTTTGGGTGTGCCCTGTGTTAAGGTTTCAGCTGCAACGAAAAAAGGCATCGGGAAGCTTCTCAACCGTACTGTCGACATCTCGAATTTCCCGCATGAAAAGTCCAAGCTCATTTACAGCGATGTTGTGGAAGAAGAGGTGGAAAAACTCTCTTTCTTTTTAAAGCAAAAGCGTTATAAAACAGAATTGGTGTATCGTGATTTGGTACTGAAACTTCTACAAGAAAACCCGAAAATTTACCATAAGATGCACGATGAGCCGATTTGGCTTGAGTTTTCGCCACTTCTGAAAGAGGCGTTGGAGCATCTTTATTTGCACCATGAGACGAAAGATGTTGGCGAAATTTTTGCGGAAGAGCGAGCTTCTTTTGCAAAAGGTGCTGTCACGGAAGCGCTTACATGTAAAAAGAGCGTGTCTCGAAATATGACCGAAAAAATAGATGCACTTTTGATTCATAAATTTTTTGGTATTCCTATTTTTATCTTTTTGATGTGGGCTTTGTTTCAACTTACTTTCGAGCTTGGCTCCATCCCTATGGACTGGATTGACACTTTTTTTGTGTCACTCGGAAATTACGCGAAAACGATTTTTGGGAATGGAGAGCTTGGCTCGATGATCGCTGATGGCGCCATTTCTGGTGTGGGTGCGGTGGTAATGTTTCTTCCTAACATTGTCATTCTCTTTTTTGGTATCGCGCTTTTGGAAACGACAGGGTATATGGCGCGCGTCGCATTTTTACTCGATGGCTTTTTCCACCGTTTTGGCTTGCATGGTAAAAGTTTCATTCCATTGGTAACGGGTTTTGGCTGTTCTGTGCCTGCGTATATGAGTGCGCGTACACTGAAAAACGATAAAGACAGGCTCATTACGCTTTTTATCATCGGCTTTATGAGCTGTGGCGCGAAACTACCTGTGTATGTTCTCTTTGCAGGTGCTTTTTTCGGTCAAGAGCATGCGGGAAATGTCCTTTTTCTCATCTATATTGCAGGCGCATTTATAGGGTTGATCGCGGCAAAATTTTTGAAAAAATTTGTTTTTAGAGGGGTCGATGAGCCTTTTGTTATGGAGATGCCGAAGTACCGTTTACCTTCAGTGAGACTTATTTGGCATACGGTTGCAACCAAGGCGATTATGTATCTCAAAAAAGCGGGGACATTCATTTTAGGGGCTTCCTTGCTTATTTGGTTTGCCAGTAACTATCCAAAATATCCAAGCATTGAAGAGAGTTTCGCACAAAAAATTGAGCTGGCTCAAAACACTGAAGAAAAAGTAACGCTTGAAAATGAAAAAGCACAACTACTCTTGGAGAAAAGTTTTTTAGGGATGATCGGCAAATCAACCGATGTGCTCTTTACACCGATTGGCTTTGACTGGAAAATGACGATAGCCTTAGAATCGGGTCTAGCGGCTAAAGAGGTTGTTGTCTCAACCTTGGGTGTGTTATATGCTCTTGGTTCAGGTGTGGATGAGGGAAATGAGAGTCTCATCGGAGCACTTCAACAACAGATTTCGTTTGCTTCTTCAGTTTCGTTTATCATTTTTGTCATGTTCTATTTGCCCTGTATGGCAGCAAGCATTGTCTTTACAAAAGAGAGTGGAAGTTATAAGTATCTCGTTTATCTTTTTGTCTTTACGACTGCGATTGCGTGGGGATTGGCATTTGTTGGGTATAGAGTAGCGTTACTGTTAGGGTAA